The Candidatus Peregrinibacteria bacterium genome includes the window AAAATCAAAAATTTCCATCACCTTTGGGCGACTTATCTGAAATGCTTCTGAGAGCGTAGAAAAATTAAAAGCATCCATATCCGCTACTGCATAAAGAATTCTCGGAATTTTAGAAATAATATCAGAAGTAAAATTTTTAGCGCTTCTTATGTCCATAGCAACTACCCTGTCCATGGTTTTGCTGATTTGATCGTAGATAATGGCTTCATTATCGACTGTGAGCATATATGGAAGCGACCCATAATACAGATATTTTTTAAATTCATGCCGATAAATAATTCCCGCATAGTATTTTGTGATATTTCGCTGAAGTTTCTGGAGTTGAGAATAGGCATCTTTTGCATTTTTTGAGAAAAAAATTGCCCGTGAAATTTCTTGAGAAAGATCGCGGTTTTCATCAGGATGTTTCTTGTGTTTTATTTTCAAATATTCACAGAAACTCAAGGGAAAGAGTTTTTCATACACGGTTCTTCTTACTATATCTTTATTTTTATTCATCAGCAGCGCCGAAGAACCGGTACTAAAAATAAAGATATTTTCTGAGCGATCATAAATACTTTTGAGTGTTATGCCCCATTTTTCATCATATTGAACTTCATCAAGAAAAAGAAAAAGCGGACGATCAAGCATTTCAAGCGATTTGCCGAGGAGATCTTCATACGCAGAGATCACTTCTGGAAGGGAAACTCCGAGAATTTGGCTTGTTTGGTCGAGAGAAAGAAAAAGTTTATGACAATCAAGGTTGCGGATAAAGTCGTATGCCTGTGAGAGCACTGTGGTTTTTCCGGCTCCACGCAAGCCTGTAAGAGTAATCCATCGTATCGTTGATTTTTCGCTATAAAATTTGTGTATGTGACGGGTAATATTTTGAAAAATATCTCGACGAGGTCTCAATTTTCCATCTCTATCATACACGTAAGCTCGAGTGCGAAAATCCGCCTGAGCAATTTGCTCATTCAAGAAATTTTGAATTTTTTCTTTCTCCAAAGGCATATTTTTATGATTAAATTAGTGTCAATTACATTTTACACAAAAGCATGTTTTCTTGTCAATTATTTCTATTTTTCACCAGCGGAATCTCCGTGAGCTTTCACTCGCGGATTTGAATTTGGTTGTGGATTTCATCAAAAAGAATTATCGATATTTTTCGCGGGAAGGAC containing:
- a CDS encoding ATP-binding protein, giving the protein MPLEKEKIQNFLNEQIAQADFRTRAYVYDRDGKLRPRRDIFQNITRHIHKFYSEKSTIRWITLTGLRGAGKTTVLSQAYDFIRNLDCHKLFLSLDQTSQILGVSLPEVISAYEDLLGKSLEMLDRPLFLFLDEVQYDEKWGITLKSIYDRSENIFIFSTGSSALLMNKNKDIVRRTVYEKLFPLSFCEYLKIKHKKHPDENRDLSQEISRAIFFSKNAKDAYSQLQKLQRNITKYYAGIIYRHEFKKYLYYGSLPYMLTVDNEAIIYDQISKTMDRVVAMDIRSAKNFTSDIISKIPRILYAVADMDAFNFSTLSEAFQISRPKVMEIFDFLEQTEVLHRIYPHGSHLGQEARKPSKYLFSSPAFRAMYYKMVGNIISPENAKGRLLEDLVGMYLYRLFAKNPEVSFTYDSAQGGADFIVGIGGRKIVIEVGSGQKSYRQVISTAKKVKPAYSLIISDEELEFSEELNALKVPFNIFVLA